A genomic region of Candidatus Omnitrophota bacterium contains the following coding sequences:
- a CDS encoding twitch domain-containing radical SAM protein, producing the protein MHNKAFRSACYAPFVNLDFSPNGEVLVCCVNTRYVVGRVPDQTISEIWSAEPIQLLRQALKQYDFSLDCERCRWQVELGNLNGVFARRDDRFRVTEEWPKGPQRMDFRLSNICNYACVMCNGDYSSVLRAQEGRRPFPKVYGDPFFNQLRDFIPNLKFAMFGGGEPFLIPEHHKVWDLFIESGPHIKCTINTNASILNDTVWHYLENIHFENIGVSFDGATAHTFEAVRQKASFEQVYSNLKQIKAHANKKRRKVHLAVCVTRQNWMEFPDIVRLGEDLGCPINVNLVHHPPDCSLYELPADQIQEVHTYLDLHFKRLQNRISQESAAHYGLLLESLQGASTQNSHRPFFYKPIAEKQ; encoded by the coding sequence TTGCATAATAAAGCCTTTCGCTCTGCCTGCTACGCACCCTTTGTGAATTTGGATTTTTCACCCAACGGCGAGGTTTTAGTGTGCTGCGTCAATACCCGTTATGTTGTGGGACGTGTGCCCGATCAGACTATCAGTGAAATTTGGAGCGCTGAGCCCATCCAGCTCCTGCGCCAAGCTCTGAAGCAGTATGATTTTTCTTTGGATTGCGAACGCTGCCGGTGGCAGGTGGAGTTGGGAAACCTAAACGGCGTCTTTGCGAGAAGGGACGACCGTTTCCGTGTTACGGAAGAATGGCCCAAGGGCCCTCAAAGAATGGACTTCCGTCTGAGTAATATCTGCAACTATGCCTGCGTCATGTGCAATGGCGACTACTCTTCGGTTTTAAGGGCGCAGGAAGGCAGGCGGCCCTTTCCCAAAGTCTATGGAGACCCCTTTTTCAATCAGCTGAGGGATTTTATTCCCAATTTGAAATTCGCTATGTTCGGTGGAGGAGAGCCTTTTCTCATACCCGAACACCACAAGGTTTGGGACTTGTTCATTGAATCCGGACCGCACATCAAGTGCACAATCAACACTAACGCTTCGATTCTAAATGACACGGTCTGGCACTATCTGGAAAACATCCATTTTGAGAATATCGGCGTTTCCTTTGACGGCGCTACGGCTCACACCTTTGAGGCCGTGCGCCAGAAAGCTTCCTTTGAGCAAGTGTATTCCAACTTGAAGCAAATCAAGGCTCATGCTAACAAAAAGCGGCGTAAAGTTCACTTGGCCGTGTGCGTGACCCGGCAGAACTGGATGGAGTTTCCGGACATCGTGCGCTTGGGGGAAGACTTGGGCTGTCCGATTAACGTCAACCTGGTCCACCATCCACCCGATTGCAGTCTTTATGAACTCCCTGCAGACCAGATCCAAGAGGTTCACACCTATTTGGATCTGCATTTCAAGCGCCTTCAAAACCGCATCAGTCAGGAAAGCGCTGCGCATTACGGACTGCTTCTGGAAAGCCTTCAGGGCGCTTCCACTCAAAATTCACACCGGCCGTTTTTCTATAAACCTATCGCGGAGAAACAATAG
- a CDS encoding radical SAM protein, producing the protein MTTLPDWAPQYDLDRPLHNKAMRSVCYAPFTTLDFGPFGDVIVCCANHAQRVGNVREQSLREIWHSKAMEELRDALTQYDFSKGCDRCAWYVAQGDFKTSFSKKDDVYDIGPEWIKGPLKMDFRLSNICNFACIMCHGDCSSRIRKEVQKLPPIESPYAEPFFSQLKEFLPRLQYSWFTGGEPFLVEDNYRIWDMMIECAPQIRLRITTNGSILTPRVQEILENLTLVDLCVSIDGATKQTFEKVRRGAHFEKVVEHLDYFSEYCRRTGANLRFSTCGLLQNWHELPDIFLLAARYGASVWMNTVLPGGNHHAGPVSIHDAPPRLKKRISEFLAWSYPQIQGSIDDHSDGNYQMLMNTLGAPLEPDEAGALIL; encoded by the coding sequence ATGACAACGCTTCCGGATTGGGCCCCCCAGTACGATCTCGACCGTCCTCTGCACAACAAAGCTATGCGGAGTGTCTGTTACGCTCCGTTTACCACTCTGGATTTCGGACCCTTTGGAGACGTGATCGTCTGCTGCGCCAATCATGCTCAAAGGGTAGGCAATGTCCGGGAGCAAAGTTTGCGCGAAATCTGGCACAGCAAAGCAATGGAGGAACTCCGGGATGCGCTGACACAATACGATTTTTCCAAAGGCTGCGATCGCTGCGCATGGTATGTGGCCCAAGGCGATTTTAAGACCAGTTTTTCCAAGAAGGACGACGTGTACGACATTGGGCCTGAATGGATCAAGGGGCCTCTCAAAATGGACTTTCGATTGAGCAATATCTGCAACTTTGCCTGCATCATGTGCCACGGCGACTGCAGTTCCCGCATCCGCAAAGAAGTGCAGAAACTCCCGCCTATTGAGAGCCCCTATGCGGAGCCCTTTTTTTCACAGCTCAAGGAGTTTCTGCCCCGGCTGCAGTACAGCTGGTTCACCGGGGGCGAGCCTTTTCTGGTCGAAGATAATTATCGAATCTGGGACATGATGATCGAGTGTGCGCCCCAAATCCGCCTGCGCATTACCACCAATGGCTCGATTCTCACGCCTCGGGTCCAGGAGATTCTTGAAAATCTAACGTTGGTTGATTTGTGCGTTTCCATTGACGGGGCCACCAAGCAAACTTTCGAGAAGGTGCGACGCGGGGCGCATTTTGAAAAAGTGGTGGAGCATCTGGACTACTTTTCCGAATATTGCCGGCGCACCGGTGCCAATCTACGATTCAGCACTTGCGGCCTGCTGCAGAATTGGCATGAGCTGCCGGATATTTTTTTACTCGCCGCACGTTATGGCGCCAGTGTGTGGATGAACACGGTATTGCCCGGAGGCAACCATCACGCGGGCCCGGTCAGCATTCATGACGCTCCGCCGCGGCTTAAAAAGCGCATTTCCGAATTCCTGGCATGGAGCTACCCCCAGATCCAGGGCAGCATCGACGACCACAGCGACGGGAACTATCAGATGCTCATGAATACGCTGGGTGCGCCATTGGAGCCAGACGAGGCCGGAGCGCTGATTCTATGA
- a CDS encoding SPASM domain-containing protein has protein sequence MPHDHLHCNNLSVEITDYCNQACTYCFQSRKVDNMHGEGFEREFMDLKSFQKVVDGMRSSDMRFESFTPYWLGEPMLHHQRVEILRYLFDANCQDRFFLRFHMNTNGVLMDPAVSDVLLDYAEYIESGGYEDMQINITLSIDALLPETYKAIRLVDGNQLLRVENNIRYLLARRRERGLRLPNLTYQFVVMDINKEEAQDFWLHWSSMLRSYDVPFATISDVQYFRDRDAIFFRVEDHPDYELVMRCRRNHQEVLQRVGLLLEGEEGADSPDQQEHPSGEVDTREPCFQLWNMMVMSKDGTVVPCCKDRLFELSLGNAYKSGFAQLWRGKKLRQMRLDQIQGNFSKYAVCSTCYKPPGGVVPKEHVLRYLKDIGREDLIDSFLKRIGEGYQVATLSSS, from the coding sequence TTGCCACACGATCATCTCCACTGCAATAACCTTTCCGTTGAAATCACCGACTACTGTAACCAGGCCTGCACCTACTGTTTCCAGAGCCGCAAGGTGGACAATATGCACGGGGAGGGCTTTGAGCGGGAGTTCATGGATCTCAAATCATTCCAGAAGGTTGTGGACGGGATGAGGTCCTCGGACATGCGTTTTGAGTCCTTCACGCCCTATTGGCTGGGAGAACCCATGCTTCACCACCAGCGGGTGGAGATACTCCGATATCTTTTTGATGCCAACTGCCAGGACCGGTTTTTCCTCAGATTCCATATGAATACAAACGGGGTGCTTATGGATCCCGCCGTGTCCGATGTGCTTCTGGACTACGCGGAGTATATCGAATCCGGTGGCTATGAGGACATGCAGATCAACATCACACTTTCGATCGATGCGCTGCTTCCAGAAACCTACAAGGCCATCCGGCTGGTGGACGGGAATCAACTCCTGAGAGTGGAAAACAATATTCGATATTTGTTGGCCCGTCGCCGTGAGAGAGGCCTCCGTCTGCCCAATCTGACCTATCAATTTGTGGTCATGGATATCAATAAGGAGGAAGCGCAGGACTTTTGGCTTCACTGGAGTTCCATGCTCCGCTCCTACGATGTGCCCTTTGCCACGATCAGTGATGTGCAATATTTCCGGGATCGCGATGCGATTTTCTTCAGGGTTGAGGATCACCCGGACTATGAACTGGTGATGCGTTGCCGGCGGAATCATCAAGAGGTCTTGCAGCGGGTGGGCCTGCTTCTGGAAGGGGAGGAAGGAGCCGATTCACCTGATCAGCAGGAACACCCTAGTGGCGAAGTGGATACCCGGGAACCGTGTTTTCAGTTGTGGAACATGATGGTCATGTCCAAAGACGGAACGGTTGTGCCTTGCTGCAAAGACCGGCTGTTTGAATTGAGTTTAGGAAATGCCTACAAGAGCGGTTTTGCACAGCTATGGAGGGGAAAGAAGCTGCGCCAAATGCGGCTGGACCAAATCCAGGGCAACTTCAGCAAGTACGCAGTTTGTTCCACCTGCTACAAACCGCCAGGCGGTGTGGTTCCCAAAGAACACGTCCTTAGATACCTCAAGGACATCGGGCGTGAAGATCTGATCGATTCCTTTTTGAAACGGATCGGGGAGGGCTATCAGGTTGCGACCCTTTCGTCTTCTTAG
- a CDS encoding radical SAM protein gives MATLTVYVEPTDVCNAKCQYCVHTTDESPHGRPKGFMELEIWKRVIEDLAAMKADGTITERIDFRPYWFGESFLHPEFDQMLKYAMQNDFLDEMLLATNGAHLDARYVEILLDWAEAHPKAQFFINYGIDALDEAGVNQVKRMKGSGQMLENIHSMLDARALRAVPNLHLIYQMVVMPENVGRSSDFVNHWESVLDGRGIGYVVGTDWSPYIHKDYVWLKSCVGADWQQDADELHRGACYTSGMTLMEQYPESPGPLKPAGPQERKPCGMAWQLTVCWDGRVTPCCIDTKCDLEIGNVHQQSLREIYTGKKALELRVAHLQGILEDYPRCDYCDCPYQNAFSGAHWLPDEKIAQTLKQAKKEGIKVQSRDLQNPAGGRTIRTAVCLVPVFDTNTPPLSLAYLKASLIQEGYECQCFDFTPRFRSLMACALGDKMAEAELESRPELVEEWATEIAKACPGVVGFTIYDSNIRNTEKVVTVLRQKCPGVLIVCGGPAVVQGHMNNILCCLEFADVVIEGEGEFVLPRIVDAIDRGEDPQTLSQVWSKDKDGNPVYSGSGQLGPIDEIPFPDFSDFSLDDYTFKGLPLLFSRGCILNCTFCTNKWNHKTQRTRSGKNAFEEVMRNYREFGIARFMMNDDSLISHLTFPELDAFADLLCSSPVQFSWSIYGTRIDRLLTQEFVYKLVKSGLEEVQLGVESFSTRVQKDMGKSSNLEMTNRVIHMFHKAGVRVRIWLIYGYPTETETDFEVGCEWLGENSGVLDHVSANCFSPNKKYLADRKGVVRDFDWEYWWTWSSDQVELEQRKERFFKLLELLDRERIRRGGEFSYLVGDPFYTQYLESWGPEESEQLKQAWRNELFKLGVSEIIV, from the coding sequence ATGGCCACATTGACTGTCTATGTCGAGCCAACAGATGTCTGCAATGCCAAGTGTCAGTATTGCGTGCATACCACAGATGAGTCCCCGCACGGAAGGCCCAAGGGCTTTATGGAGTTGGAGATCTGGAAGCGAGTTATAGAAGATCTGGCCGCTATGAAGGCGGACGGCACGATCACCGAGCGCATTGATTTCCGGCCGTACTGGTTTGGCGAATCCTTTCTGCATCCCGAATTTGATCAGATGCTGAAGTACGCCATGCAGAACGATTTCCTGGACGAAATGCTCTTGGCCACGAATGGGGCTCATTTGGATGCCCGCTATGTGGAGATTCTCTTGGACTGGGCCGAGGCACACCCCAAGGCCCAGTTTTTCATCAACTATGGGATTGACGCTCTGGACGAGGCCGGGGTCAACCAGGTCAAAAGGATGAAGGGCAGCGGGCAGATGCTGGAGAACATCCATTCCATGCTTGATGCGCGTGCTCTGCGAGCCGTGCCTAATCTCCATCTGATCTACCAGATGGTGGTGATGCCGGAAAATGTGGGGAGGTCCTCTGACTTTGTGAACCACTGGGAATCTGTGTTAGACGGGCGGGGGATTGGGTATGTGGTGGGTACGGACTGGTCGCCGTATATTCACAAAGATTATGTGTGGCTTAAGTCCTGTGTGGGAGCGGACTGGCAGCAGGACGCGGACGAGCTGCACCGCGGTGCTTGCTACACGTCGGGCATGACCCTAATGGAACAATATCCTGAATCACCCGGTCCATTGAAACCAGCCGGCCCCCAGGAGAGGAAACCCTGCGGCATGGCTTGGCAGTTGACGGTTTGCTGGGATGGGCGAGTCACACCCTGCTGCATTGACACGAAGTGCGATCTGGAAATCGGCAATGTGCATCAGCAGTCGCTACGCGAAATCTACACAGGGAAGAAAGCTTTGGAGCTGAGGGTGGCTCACCTGCAGGGGATTCTGGAAGATTATCCGCGCTGTGACTACTGTGACTGTCCTTATCAAAATGCCTTTTCAGGTGCGCACTGGTTACCGGATGAGAAGATTGCGCAAACACTAAAACAAGCCAAAAAGGAAGGAATCAAGGTTCAAAGCAGGGATCTACAGAATCCGGCCGGAGGCAGAACTATTCGGACAGCTGTCTGTCTTGTTCCCGTGTTTGACACGAATACGCCGCCGCTAAGTTTGGCTTATCTCAAGGCGAGCCTGATTCAAGAGGGATATGAATGCCAATGCTTTGACTTCACACCTCGATTTCGGTCTTTGATGGCTTGTGCTTTGGGCGACAAAATGGCTGAAGCGGAGCTCGAATCAAGGCCGGAGCTTGTTGAAGAGTGGGCGACAGAAATTGCCAAAGCTTGTCCAGGTGTAGTGGGTTTTACTATCTATGACTCAAATATTCGAAACACAGAAAAAGTCGTCACGGTTCTGCGTCAGAAGTGTCCTGGTGTCTTGATTGTGTGCGGCGGGCCTGCCGTGGTTCAGGGGCATATGAACAACATCCTATGCTGCCTGGAGTTTGCCGATGTTGTTATTGAGGGTGAAGGTGAGTTTGTGCTCCCAAGAATTGTTGATGCCATTGATCGTGGGGAAGATCCGCAGACCCTTTCGCAAGTCTGGTCCAAGGACAAGGATGGAAATCCGGTTTATTCAGGCTCTGGGCAGCTTGGGCCAATTGATGAAATCCCGTTTCCAGATTTCAGCGACTTCAGCCTGGATGACTACACGTTTAAGGGACTACCCCTGCTGTTTTCCAGAGGTTGTATTTTGAACTGCACTTTTTGTACGAACAAATGGAACCATAAAACGCAGCGGACAAGAAGCGGAAAGAACGCCTTTGAGGAAGTTATGCGAAACTATAGGGAATTTGGGATCGCTAGATTCATGATGAACGACGACTCTTTGATATCACATTTAACTTTTCCTGAGCTCGATGCTTTCGCTGACTTATTGTGCAGCTCCCCAGTGCAGTTTTCCTGGTCTATTTATGGAACACGGATTGATCGGCTTCTTACCCAAGAATTTGTCTACAAACTGGTGAAGTCGGGGTTGGAGGAAGTGCAGCTAGGAGTGGAAAGCTTTTCTACAAGGGTTCAGAAGGATATGGGAAAGTCTTCCAACCTAGAAATGACGAACCGAGTCATACACATGTTTCACAAAGCAGGAGTTCGAGTCAGGATCTGGCTTATTTATGGGTACCCAACAGAAACCGAGACGGATTTTGAAGTGGGCTGCGAATGGCTTGGTGAAAATAGCGGGGTGTTGGATCATGTCAGTGCGAATTGTTTTTCTCCTAACAAAAAGTATTTGGCAGATCGGAAAGGTGTGGTAAGGGATTTTGATTGGGAGTATTGGTGGACATGGAGTTCGGATCAGGTTGAATTGGAACAACGCAAAGAGAGATTTTTCAAACTGTTGGAGTTGCTGGACCGGGAGCGAATTAGGCGTGGGGGAGAATTTTCGTATTTGGTTGGAGATCCCTTCTATACTCAATACTTGGAGTCTTGGGGGCCGGAAGAATCTGAACAGCTAAAGCAGGCCTGGCGCAACGAGCTCTTTAAATTAGGAGTTTCGGAGATCATTGTGTGA
- a CDS encoding glycosyltransferase family 2 protein: MPRPSVDAVDPAATKFRTDFADKVAGTPYLSIIVPFHNEEDVIEEFYSRLVEEAECLPCAFEILFVDDGSEDATFRKMEELKRKDPHLKLVKLRWNFGQTAAIAAGCERAKGEIVITMDGDLQHDPKYLPEFLARMEEGWDLVSGYRTDRKGDPFWKRRFPSWIANRLMARISGMRLRDFGTTYKAYRRDVIQHLPLYGDFHRFIPVLSGSFKMSVCEIPIKQGLRPKGKSKYGLERVPTVFFDLIRIQFLNRHLAQPLRFFGGLGLGFFLSGSGLAAFLLYERFFRGVYMIRDQGELFFLSVFLIFVGTQLGCLGLLAELNVRLAYQGNRHKNYIVEKWIS; encoded by the coding sequence ATGCCCCGTCCGAGTGTGGATGCCGTGGACCCAGCCGCAACTAAGTTTCGTACGGACTTTGCGGATAAGGTTGCCGGGACACCCTACCTGAGCATCATTGTTCCCTTTCATAATGAAGAAGACGTCATTGAGGAGTTTTACTCCAGGTTGGTGGAAGAGGCTGAATGCCTTCCCTGTGCGTTTGAGATTCTCTTTGTGGATGACGGGAGCGAGGATGCGACTTTTCGCAAAATGGAGGAACTAAAAAGAAAAGATCCTCACCTCAAGTTGGTAAAATTGCGCTGGAATTTTGGCCAGACTGCTGCAATTGCCGCGGGATGCGAGCGGGCCAAGGGTGAAATTGTCATTACCATGGATGGGGATCTTCAGCACGATCCCAAATACCTCCCGGAGTTCCTGGCAAGAATGGAGGAGGGTTGGGATCTTGTCAGTGGGTACCGCACAGACAGGAAAGGGGATCCGTTTTGGAAACGAAGGTTTCCTTCCTGGATTGCCAACCGGTTAATGGCCCGCATCTCGGGCATGAGGCTGCGCGATTTCGGGACCACATACAAAGCCTACCGGCGGGATGTGATCCAACACCTGCCGCTCTATGGAGACTTCCATCGCTTTATTCCGGTTCTATCCGGGTCGTTCAAGATGTCCGTGTGTGAGATCCCGATCAAGCAAGGGCTTCGCCCCAAAGGCAAATCCAAATATGGTTTGGAAAGGGTCCCCACGGTCTTTTTCGATCTAATCCGAATTCAATTTTTGAACCGGCATTTGGCTCAGCCTCTCCGGTTCTTTGGCGGGCTGGGACTCGGTTTTTTTCTTAGCGGATCTGGGCTGGCCGCATTTCTTCTATATGAGCGGTTCTTCCGCGGGGTCTACATGATCCGGGATCAGGGGGAGCTGTTCTTTCTATCCGTCTTCCTTATTTTTGTGGGCACTCAACTCGGCTGTCTGGGTCTGCTTGCGGAACTCAATGTGCGCCTGGCCTATCAAGGAAATCGCCACAAGAATTATATTGTTGAAAAGTGGATAAGTTGA
- a CDS encoding SPASM domain-containing protein: MEITFSVELTDLCNARCNYCIIGTGQAPHGTRLGYLSLEDFHRLFERFDEFLADAACTPAEHPEVYLRLCGIGEPTLHRDFLEFFEIAMAQPHIRQLALVTNGSYLPKERVDAMAEVIRRHPEVTVEVLLGLDAVDTRAQRAIKKVSNIWKVNSDVEYFLGLKRRHGLDNLKFVLQLVVTDENLDQVIPFCRFWSHALQERDFSFTLTGDWGYLDHIQDYDAFIWIKCRDAGPAEQPRFDELHRYALAQMGIPQAGNKPSALPQTVQQRHSETNSLSNSIKICGVFWYGINVNAAGDISPCCIDNAFELKIGNIREAPLPEIYRGEIMRRMRLAHIQGDFSEVPLCAACTSVHRYKYVSREAVERYLSAVGEELSVP, translated from the coding sequence GTGGAAATCACCTTTTCCGTTGAACTGACTGACCTGTGCAATGCCCGCTGCAATTACTGCATTATCGGGACCGGCCAAGCCCCGCATGGCACGCGCCTTGGTTACTTGAGCCTCGAAGACTTTCACCGCCTATTCGAACGCTTCGATGAATTTCTCGCTGATGCGGCCTGTACACCGGCCGAACACCCGGAAGTCTACCTGCGCCTCTGCGGCATTGGAGAGCCGACTCTCCACCGGGACTTTCTGGAATTCTTTGAGATTGCCATGGCCCAGCCGCATATTCGCCAGCTCGCCCTTGTCACCAACGGATCCTATCTCCCCAAAGAGCGCGTTGACGCTATGGCCGAAGTCATCCGGCGCCACCCTGAAGTCACGGTGGAAGTCCTGCTCGGACTGGACGCCGTGGACACCAGGGCCCAGCGCGCAATCAAGAAGGTTTCGAATATCTGGAAGGTCAACTCCGATGTGGAATATTTTCTGGGTTTGAAACGCCGGCACGGACTCGACAATCTGAAGTTCGTACTCCAACTCGTTGTGACCGACGAAAATCTCGACCAGGTGATTCCCTTCTGCCGTTTCTGGTCCCATGCGCTGCAGGAACGCGACTTTTCCTTCACACTCACCGGAGATTGGGGATATCTGGACCACATCCAGGACTATGACGCCTTCATCTGGATCAAGTGCCGCGATGCCGGCCCTGCGGAACAGCCTCGTTTCGACGAGCTTCACCGCTATGCCCTCGCGCAAATGGGAATCCCGCAGGCAGGCAACAAACCTTCTGCGCTTCCCCAAACCGTTCAGCAGCGTCACAGCGAGACAAACTCGTTGTCAAACTCAATCAAGATTTGCGGCGTCTTCTGGTATGGCATTAATGTGAACGCGGCCGGCGATATCAGCCCCTGCTGCATAGACAACGCCTTTGAACTCAAGATCGGAAATATCCGCGAAGCCCCTCTACCGGAAATTTACCGCGGCGAGATCATGCGCCGTATGCGATTGGCCCATATTCAAGGGGACTTTTCGGAAGTGCCGCTTTGCGCCGCATGCACCTCAGTCCACCGGTACAAGTATGTCTCGCGCGAGGCAGTCGAGCGCTATCTAAGCGCAGTGGGCGAGGAGCTTTCCGTCCCATGA
- a CDS encoding glycosyltransferase family 39 protein: MSRNLAVGISLGVVAVAYQWFNISHLKQLGILEIPPVFDAALYLYQSVEGYHVLVKEGFSGFLKFAAASSSIRAPWFEHMAVVTYLFFGEPSREAALWSHLPYLFVLLLTVYALGRKAFESQIAGVSAALVLLSFPVVISYSRFFQTEIPLVTFVGLTLLLVIKSWYFESVPWSAALGVALGLCLLTRTMAPAYYIGPLGMGLYLGLSQSAHKRRVLGNLFLALGIGCVLASLWWLPNLGPALDYLLGYGYGGRTWLYVTLGQIEPGFAEHVVQVLKGVFLTGLSPAFLCLSLFLCVVTLVLKRQSFVEDPEAKQVRYLILAWLVIPLLFLISTRDWHIEFTVGLMPPMALLIGGCLARLRRLSRVVFAACTLLVLAAAGVNVSQLMFGQELLESKSRWIVGSDSAAVSHMLAAYPNGDVHRDRNWHLQDLASAVLGASAVESPRLMFLVEELYFSPCSMLYLRAENQYPIEIVSNHPPSKEWLQENLSRVHFVVSYGDKSSYERRFTQHLAVEPAVLREQMKSSGAQFVDVGSWELPNGMRVILFQNLSVIPERIAPESMSERRSFGLFRLGTPFRDTIRESAASDSKMLSRSA; the protein is encoded by the coding sequence TTGAGCCGCAATCTTGCTGTGGGCATTTCTCTTGGAGTTGTGGCGGTTGCCTATCAATGGTTCAACATCTCACATCTTAAGCAACTCGGCATTTTAGAAATCCCCCCTGTGTTCGATGCAGCGCTTTACCTCTATCAGAGTGTGGAAGGGTACCACGTACTGGTGAAGGAAGGTTTTTCCGGATTTCTAAAATTTGCGGCCGCAAGTTCTTCCATAAGAGCGCCTTGGTTCGAACATATGGCTGTTGTGACGTATCTTTTCTTCGGAGAGCCTAGCCGGGAGGCAGCTCTTTGGAGTCACCTGCCTTATCTGTTCGTTCTGTTGCTCACAGTCTATGCCTTGGGAAGGAAGGCTTTTGAAAGTCAGATTGCCGGGGTTTCTGCTGCTCTAGTCCTTCTTTCCTTCCCTGTTGTTATTAGCTATTCCAGGTTTTTTCAGACCGAGATCCCTTTGGTTACTTTTGTAGGGCTTACCCTCCTCTTGGTCATCAAATCATGGTATTTTGAGTCAGTGCCATGGAGTGCTGCTCTTGGAGTCGCTCTTGGCCTCTGTCTTCTCACGAGGACGATGGCCCCAGCCTATTATATTGGTCCACTAGGTATGGGCCTGTACTTGGGGCTCTCCCAGTCTGCGCACAAGCGCAGAGTTCTCGGAAATCTATTCCTTGCCTTGGGGATTGGGTGTGTTCTGGCGTCCTTGTGGTGGTTGCCCAATCTAGGCCCTGCCCTTGATTACTTGTTGGGTTATGGATACGGGGGGCGAACTTGGCTTTATGTGACATTGGGGCAGATAGAACCAGGGTTTGCAGAGCACGTGGTCCAGGTTCTTAAGGGGGTGTTTCTTACTGGGCTCTCTCCAGCCTTCCTCTGTTTAAGTCTTTTTCTATGTGTCGTTACCCTTGTCTTGAAAAGGCAATCTTTTGTTGAGGACCCCGAAGCTAAGCAAGTGCGATATCTCATCCTGGCTTGGTTGGTTATTCCGTTGCTTTTTCTTATTAGCACACGAGATTGGCATATTGAGTTTACCGTGGGTCTAATGCCACCAATGGCGCTACTGATCGGCGGCTGCCTCGCGCGCCTCAGGCGTTTGAGCAGGGTCGTCTTTGCTGCTTGTACTCTGTTGGTATTGGCTGCAGCGGGGGTCAATGTCTCACAGCTCATGTTTGGACAGGAACTACTTGAGTCTAAATCACGCTGGATTGTTGGGAGTGACTCAGCGGCTGTTTCGCATATGCTAGCGGCCTATCCTAACGGTGATGTGCATAGAGACAGGAATTGGCACCTTCAAGATCTCGCATCGGCTGTATTAGGCGCGTCCGCCGTCGAGTCTCCCAGACTGATGTTCTTGGTGGAGGAATTGTACTTCTCACCCTGCAGCATGCTCTATCTTCGAGCGGAGAATCAGTATCCCATTGAGATTGTCAGCAATCACCCTCCAAGCAAAGAATGGCTGCAAGAAAACCTTTCTCGAGTTCATTTCGTGGTCTCATATGGAGATAAGAGCTCCTATGAGCGGCGATTCACCCAGCACTTGGCCGTTGAACCGGCCGTTTTGAGAGAGCAAATGAAGTCCTCTGGGGCCCAGTTTGTCGATGTGGGGAGTTGGGAGCTGCCAAACGGCATGAGGGTTATCCTGTTTCAGAATCTGAGTGTGATTCCGGAGCGGATTGCTCCTGAATCAATGAGTGAAAGACGTAGCTTTGGATTGTTTCGGCTTGGAACCCCTTTTCGCGACACCATCCGAGAAAGTGCTGCATCTGATTCAAAAATGCTTTCCCGCTCCGCCTGA